A window of the Carassius carassius chromosome 36, fCarCar2.1, whole genome shotgun sequence genome harbors these coding sequences:
- the sap30l gene encoding histone deacetylase complex subunit SAP30L, which yields MNGFSTEEDSHDAPPAPPFFGQSCCLIEDGERCGRAAGNASFSKRIQKSISQRKLKLDIDKSVRHLYICDFHKNFIQSVRNKRKRKTSDDGGESPDHDVEVPEVDLFQLQVNTLRRYKRHYKIQTRPGLNKAQLAETVSRHFRNIPVNEKETLTYFIYMVKSSKSRLDQKPDASKQVE from the exons ATGAACGGGTTCAGCACGGAGGAGGACAGCCACGACGCGCCGCCCGCGCCGCCCTTCTTCGGCCAGAGCTGCTGTCTGATCGAGGACGGAGAGCGTTGCGGGCGCGCGGCGGGGAACGCGTCCTTCAGCAAGCGCATCCAGAAGAGCATCAGCCAGAGGAAGCTCAAGCTGGACATCGACAAGAGC GTTCGTCATTTGTACATCTGTGATTTCCACAAGAACTTCATCCAGAGCGTTCGTAACAAACGCAAGAGGAAGACGAGTGATGACGGAGGAGAGTCTCCGGATCATGACGTGGAGGTGCCCGAG GTGGATCTGTTCCAGCTCCAGGTCAACACACTGAGACGCTACAAGAGGCACTACAAGATCCAGACCAGACCCGGCCTCAACAAAGCCCAGCTCGCTGAG ACCGTGAGCCGTCACTTCCGCAATATTCCAGTCAACGAGAAGGAGACGCTCACGTACTTTATTTATATGGTGAAGAGCAGTAAAAGCCGTCTGGACCAGAAACCAGACGCGAGCAAACAAGTGGAGTGA
- the galnt10 gene encoding polypeptide N-acetylgalactosaminyltransferase 10: MRRKQKRLLQIALLLLLVFLFLPSVGLWSASLERMIDSSADAGALSRAQQLNRHQVQKDGSRRKDWHDYALMKSEAARSGVGEQGRPYPLTDSDRVDQAYRENGFNIFVSNRIALNRSLPDIRHPNCKTKLYTEDLPNTSIIIPFHNEGWSSLLRTVHSVLNRSPPQLIAEIILVDDFSDKEHLKAPLEEYMVRLPKVRILRTKQREGLIRTRLLGAAAARGQVITFLDSHCEANVNWLPPLLDRIAENRKTIVCPMIDVIDHDNFGYETQSGDAMRGAFDWEMFYKRIPIPDQLQKPDPSDPFESPVMAGGLFAVDRKWFWELGGYDTGLEIWGGEQYEISFKVWMCGGRMEDIPCSRVGHIYRKYMPYKVPGGVSLPRNLKRVAEVWMDEYAEFIYQRRPEYRHLSAGDVSAQKELRSRLNCRSFKWFMTEVAWDLPDHYPPVEPPAAAWGELRNVGSGLCMESKHFSSGSPIRLEKCLKKRGEPARSHGQVFTFGWREDIRVGDPLHTKKVCFDAVSHNSPVTLYDCHGMKGNQLWAYRKDKSLYHPISNSCVDSDAAQKRIFMNSCDSSSLSQQWLFQNTNSTLLDSFNSHH; the protein is encoded by the exons CAATTAAACAGACACCAAGTGCAGAAAGACGGCAGTCGGAGAAAGGACTGGCATGACTATGCACTGATGAAGAGCGAAGCGGCACGTTCAG GTGTCGGCGAGCAGGGCAGGCCGTATCCACTGACCGACTCGGACCGTGTGGACCAGGCCTACAGGGAGAATGGATTCAACATATTTGTCAGCAATCGCATCGCCCTCAACAGATCCCTGCCTGACATCAGACACCCGAA CTGTAAGACGAAGCTGTACACAGAAGATCTTCCTAACACCAGCATCATCATCCCCTTCCATAATGAGGGCTGGTCGTCTCTGCTGCGCACCGTTCACAGCGTCCTGAACCGCTCGCCGCCACAGCTCATCGCCGAGATCATCCTCGTGGACGACTTCAGCGACAAAG AGCATCTGAAGGCTCCTCTGGAGGAGTACATGGTGCGGCTGCCGAAGGTTCGAATCCTGCGCACGAAGCAGCGTGAGGGTCTGATCCGGACCAGACTGCTGGGCGCTGCGGCTGCGAGGGGTCAGGTCATCACGTTCCTGGACTCACACTGCGAGGCCAACGTCAACTGGCTGCCGCCGTTACTGG ATCGCATCGCAGAGAACCGGAAGACGATCGTGTGTCCAATGATCGATGTGATCGACCACGATAACTTCGGCTACGAGACGCAGTCCGGCGATGCGATGCGAGGGGCTTTCGACTGGGAGATGTTCTACAAACGCATCCCTATCCCAGATCAGCTGCAGAAACCAGACCCCAGCGACccgtttga GTCTCCGGTGATGGCAGGAGGTCTCTTTGCTGTGGACAGGAAGTGGTTCTGGGAGCTGGGAGGATATGACACGGGTCTGGAGATCTGGGGAGGAGAGCAGTACGAGATCTCCTTCAAG GTCTGGATGTGTGGCGGCCGTATGGAGGACATTCCCTGCTCTCGAGTCGGTCACATCTATAGGAAATACATGCCCTATAAAGTGCCGGGCGGAGTGAGTCTCCCCAGG AATCTGAAGCGCGTGGCCGAGGTGTGGATGGACGAGTACGCAGAGTTTATCTACCAGCGGCGGCCAGAGTACCGGCACCTGTCCGCCGGAGATGTGTCCGCACAGAAGGAGCTCAGGAGCCGGCTGAACTGCAGGAGCTTCAAGTGGTTTATGACAGAGGTGGCCTGGGATCTGCCCGATCACTATCCTCCGGTGGAGCCTCCGGCCGCGGCATGGGGAGAG ctgcGTAATGTGGGCTCTGGGCTCTGCATGGAGAGCAAACACTTCTCCTCTGGCTCCCCGATCCGTCTGGAGAAGTGTCTGAAGAAACGTGGCGAGCCGGCCAGGAGCCACGGTCAG GTCTTCACGTTCGGTTGGAGAGAAGACATACGAGTGGGAGACCCGCTGCACACTAAGAAGGTCTGCTTCGACGCCGTGTCACACAACAGCCCTGTGACTCTGTACGACTGCCACGGGATGAAGGGGAACCAGCTGTGGGCCTACAGGAAG gatAAGAGCCTCTATCACCCCATCAGTAACAGCTGTGTTGACTCTGATGCTGCACAGAAGCGGATCTTCATGAACTCCTGTGATTCCTCGTCTCTCAGCCAGCAGTGGCTCTTCCAGAACACCAACTCCACGCTCTTGGACTCCTTCAACAGCCATCACTAG